In the genome of Vibrio sp. NTOU-M3, one region contains:
- the pgsA gene encoding CDP-diacylglycerol--glycerol-3-phosphate 3-phosphatidyltransferase gives MRLNIPNILSLLRLFLIPVFVVVFYLPYSWAPFAAAMVFWVAGFTDWLDGMLARKLGQTSRFGAFIDPVADKVLVATALILITEYYHNIWITIPAVTMIAREIIISALREWMAEIGKRASVAVSWVGKVKTLSQMFALWVLIWRYDDWMIWLGYAALYIATFLTYWSMAQYLIAAKDDLLNEEHH, from the coding sequence ATGCGTTTAAATATCCCCAACATTTTGTCTTTGTTGCGACTTTTCTTGATCCCAGTATTTGTCGTAGTGTTTTACTTACCATACTCGTGGGCGCCGTTCGCAGCAGCAATGGTTTTTTGGGTTGCGGGTTTTACCGATTGGCTCGATGGCATGCTTGCACGAAAGTTGGGGCAAACTTCTCGTTTCGGTGCATTCATTGACCCCGTCGCGGATAAAGTTCTCGTTGCGACAGCGCTAATCCTTATTACTGAGTACTACCATAATATCTGGATTACTATTCCAGCAGTAACCATGATAGCCAGAGAAATAATCATTTCTGCATTGCGTGAGTGGATGGCCGAGATAGGTAAACGTGCCAGTGTGGCGGTTTCGTGGGTTGGTAAAGTGAAGACCTTATCTCAAATGTTTGCTCTGTGGGTGCTTATCTGGCGTTATGATGATTGGATGATATGGCTAGGTTATGCTGCACTCTATATCGCGACATTCCTGACATACTGGTCAATGGCGCAATATTTAATTGCAGCCAAAGACGATCTTCTCAACGAAGAACATCATTAA